The following coding sequences are from one Leptospira stimsonii window:
- a CDS encoding HAD family hydrolase: MKLKAILFDYDDTLVQTRKIRYRTLKNLAKEKFQFDLTDVQIDEAWGLPGDEFLRRIYKKHAEDLESLWEEYHSFCERDPNLTFPGAEDFLQKYNSHFLFGILSSSSGRRVLKEIEGFSFSKNSFFAIQTAEDTIIHKPDPNVFLPIIEEARKRKLDSSEILYVGDTIGDAVASTGAGLRFLGMAHEEHSAKLFQNENLEFVSSFLELEHWIESSTF; the protein is encoded by the coding sequence ATGAAACTCAAAGCCATTCTTTTTGATTACGATGATACTCTCGTGCAGACGAGAAAAATTCGTTATCGGACCTTGAAAAATCTCGCGAAAGAAAAGTTTCAATTCGATTTGACGGATGTGCAAATCGACGAGGCATGGGGTCTGCCGGGAGATGAATTTTTAAGGAGAATCTACAAAAAACATGCCGAAGATCTGGAGTCGCTCTGGGAAGAGTATCATTCTTTTTGCGAAAGAGATCCGAATCTTACGTTTCCGGGCGCCGAGGACTTCTTACAAAAATACAACTCGCATTTTCTTTTTGGAATTCTTTCCTCTTCCAGCGGAAGAAGAGTTTTGAAAGAAATCGAAGGTTTTTCGTTTTCGAAGAATTCTTTTTTCGCGATTCAAACGGCGGAAGATACAATCATCCACAAGCCCGATCCGAATGTGTTTCTTCCGATTATAGAAGAAGCGCGAAAGAGAAAATTAGATTCTTCTGAGATTCTCTATGTCGGAGATACGATCGGGGATGCGGTCGCTTCGACCGGCGCGGGCTTGCGATTTTTAGGGATGGCTCACGAAGAACATTCTGCAAAACTTTTTCAAAACGAAAATTTGGAATTTGTTTCTTCGTTCTTGGAGTTGGAACACTGGATCGAATCTTCCACTTTTTGA
- a CDS encoding helix-turn-helix domain-containing protein, translated as MNPATEELEAGKDLPSSEHITEVVKENLKLIRHTKGFSLDKLASRCGVSRAMLSQIEQGKSVPTISVLWKIANGLNVPFSELLKEKGTEGVIVMKAENTKVLFSSSKVFSSRALFPYNGNRKTEFYELILKPGGIEVAESHQSGTTENIVVVSGKLRLRVGEKVVELEPKDSVFFRADIPHEYSNPTDQETLMYLVMDYRDEIN; from the coding sequence ATGAACCCAGCAACGGAAGAATTGGAAGCAGGGAAAGACCTTCCCTCCAGCGAACACATCACGGAAGTCGTCAAAGAAAATCTAAAACTCATCCGCCATACAAAAGGATTTTCCTTAGATAAGCTGGCCTCTCGTTGTGGAGTCAGTAGAGCGATGCTTTCCCAAATCGAACAAGGGAAGAGTGTTCCTACAATTTCCGTTCTTTGGAAAATTGCGAATGGTCTGAATGTTCCGTTTAGTGAACTTCTGAAAGAAAAAGGCACCGAAGGTGTGATCGTGATGAAGGCGGAAAACACAAAGGTTTTGTTTTCCAGTTCGAAGGTTTTTTCCAGTCGGGCTCTTTTTCCTTATAATGGAAATCGGAAAACCGAATTCTACGAACTCATTCTAAAGCCGGGTGGAATCGAAGTCGCCGAATCGCATCAATCCGGAACCACCGAAAACATCGTAGTCGTTTCCGGAAAACTTCGTCTCCGAGTTGGAGAGAAAGTCGTAGAACTCGAACCAAAAGACTCCGTTTTTTTTAGAGCCGATATTCCTCATGAGTATTCCAATCCAACGGATCAGGAAACGCTGATGTATTTGGTGATGGATTACAGAGACGAAATCAACTGA
- a CDS encoding SRPBCC family protein, with amino-acid sequence MKRIQHEEITKASPTQLWKIYQDVSNWKTWDHEIEESFLKGDFKVGSKGMLKPKGGPKTWFRLMEVRDQELFSDLTHLPLCKLEFRHELIPTNSGTKFVHTVTFSGPLSFLFSRVIGNKIREELPGAMKYLARLAEAA; translated from the coding sequence ATGAAACGGATTCAACACGAAGAAATTACGAAAGCAAGTCCGACCCAACTTTGGAAAATCTATCAGGACGTTTCCAATTGGAAAACCTGGGATCATGAAATCGAAGAATCCTTTTTAAAAGGGGATTTCAAAGTCGGAAGTAAGGGAATGCTCAAACCGAAAGGCGGACCAAAAACTTGGTTTCGTTTGATGGAAGTCAGAGATCAAGAACTCTTTTCCGATCTCACCCATCTTCCGCTCTGCAAACTCGAATTCAGACACGAGTTAATTCCTACCAATTCCGGAACCAAGTTTGTACATACGGTTACCTTTTCGGGTCCGCTTTCCTTCTTGTTTTCCAGAGTGATCGGGAATAAGATTCGGGAAGAATTACCGGGTGCAATGAAGTATCTCGCAAGACTCGCCGAAGCCGCGTAA
- a CDS encoding MarR family winged helix-turn-helix transcriptional regulator gives MKSKSIFKEEKAEESTGFLFWQITNLWQKKIRENLLSLDLTHVQFVLLASLAWFEEAGQKATQVRLAEHAKTDVMMTSKVIRSLESKKLLTRKQDPADSRANCLFLTSEGKELVGKAVRIVETTDRTFFSILKDEKNFRSSLLDLRQKNA, from the coding sequence ATGAAATCCAAATCCATATTCAAAGAAGAAAAAGCGGAAGAAAGCACGGGCTTTCTCTTTTGGCAGATCACAAATCTCTGGCAAAAGAAAATACGGGAAAATTTGCTCAGCCTGGATCTAACGCACGTTCAATTTGTTCTTCTCGCGAGTTTAGCTTGGTTTGAAGAAGCGGGCCAAAAAGCGACACAAGTCCGACTCGCTGAACACGCGAAGACCGACGTGATGATGACCTCCAAAGTGATTCGTAGTCTGGAATCCAAAAAACTTCTGACACGAAAGCAGGATCCTGCGGATTCGAGGGCCAATTGTTTGTTCCTAACCTCCGAAGGAAAAGAACTCGTCGGGAAGGCGGTGCGCATCGTGGAGACGACCGACCGGACATTCTTTTCCATTCTCAAAGACGAAAAAAATTTCAGGAGTTCTCTCTTGGACCTAAGACAGAAGAATGCCTAA
- a CDS encoding RluA family pseudouridine synthase yields MPKEHSNFRIFYQSDFFLFAEKPSGIPVHATKDSKRENFSDLLQNQLALPFLRTVNRLDLDTSGLVFFCKNPEKNKEADQILRTSVKIYLCVASGIIPENRFTETCYLKDGNKRVKKVFSGGDKAVTEFVVLKRNSKENYSVLLAKLHTGRRHQIRFHLSEKGFPIVGDQVYGFSDKSSLGEKNKNTKPNLRGFPKAKRSLLHALGVSFFEREGVEEKILCPPPQDFQKFLEGISIDASLFSEFSLK; encoded by the coding sequence ATGCCTAAAGAACATTCCAATTTTAGAATATTCTACCAATCGGATTTTTTTCTTTTCGCCGAAAAACCTTCCGGGATTCCGGTCCACGCAACCAAGGATTCCAAAAGAGAAAACTTCTCCGATCTCCTTCAAAATCAACTCGCTCTTCCTTTTTTAAGAACCGTAAATCGACTCGATCTGGATACGAGTGGTCTCGTATTTTTTTGTAAGAATCCTGAAAAAAACAAGGAAGCCGATCAAATTCTAAGAACTTCCGTAAAAATTTATCTCTGCGTTGCATCGGGAATCATTCCCGAGAATCGTTTTACGGAAACCTGTTATCTCAAGGACGGAAACAAAAGGGTCAAAAAAGTGTTCTCCGGAGGAGACAAGGCGGTAACCGAATTCGTCGTATTAAAACGGAATTCGAAAGAAAACTATTCCGTCCTTCTTGCAAAACTTCATACCGGAAGAAGACACCAGATTCGGTTTCATCTGAGTGAAAAAGGGTTTCCGATCGTCGGGGATCAGGTCTATGGATTTTCCGATAAATCTTCGTTAGGTGAAAAAAACAAAAATACAAAGCCGAATCTTCGAGGATTCCCGAAAGCCAAACGTTCGCTATTACACGCTTTAGGAGTTTCCTTTTTTGAAAGGGAGGGAGTCGAAGAAAAAATTCTCTGTCCTCCTCCGCAAGACTTCCAAAAATTCTTAGAAGGGATATCGATCGATGCTTCTCTTTTTTCCGAATTCTCCTTAAAATAG
- a CDS encoding SDR family NAD(P)-dependent oxidoreductase, whose amino-acid sequence MLKNALIIGTSGVAGQSAVEAVREFAEKNKEEWKVIATTSKDSALPEADLTITKINLDDPKVSLELLYDGLKKNGIEKIDLFVYTPARGNLGYPVSETPENDIKDAAKFCLDPMIAIEEKLKPNLSVGYSAYYYRPHLQPFYGSLAFIKRKMEEWAIQNPPHRKIIRAGSFFSQSVRGITIILQRMGKKSQDKDLQELLKKQKESGLSFPDFFLQYVAKQEESSFTSKFPNIPFRLTSQNDLKKALVAILDGESAPIVSLVGDWVWTENTLPEMPEYLKKF is encoded by the coding sequence ATGTTAAAAAATGCACTCATCATCGGAACGAGCGGAGTCGCCGGACAAAGTGCGGTCGAAGCGGTTCGGGAATTCGCAGAAAAAAACAAAGAAGAATGGAAGGTCATCGCCACTACAAGCAAAGATTCGGCCCTTCCAGAAGCAGATCTAACGATCACAAAAATCAACTTGGACGATCCGAAAGTTTCTCTTGAACTTTTGTATGATGGTTTGAAAAAAAATGGTATCGAGAAGATCGACCTTTTTGTATACACTCCCGCCAGGGGAAACCTGGGTTATCCCGTTTCCGAAACACCGGAAAACGATATCAAGGATGCCGCGAAATTTTGTTTGGATCCGATGATTGCGATCGAAGAAAAATTGAAACCGAATCTGAGCGTAGGCTATTCCGCTTACTACTATAGGCCGCATCTTCAACCGTTCTACGGTTCTCTTGCTTTTATCAAAAGAAAGATGGAAGAATGGGCGATTCAAAATCCGCCTCACCGAAAGATCATCCGCGCGGGTTCGTTTTTTAGTCAGAGTGTTCGGGGAATTACGATCATCCTCCAGAGAATGGGGAAAAAATCGCAAGACAAAGATCTACAGGAACTTCTTAAAAAACAAAAAGAATCGGGTCTAAGTTTTCCTGATTTTTTTCTTCAATACGTCGCAAAACAAGAGGAATCCTCCTTTACCTCCAAATTTCCGAATATTCCATTTCGCCTAACGTCTCAAAACGATCTAAAAAAAGCATTAGTCGCTATCTTGGATGGAGAATCGGCTCCTATCGTTTCACTCGTGGGCGATTGGGTTTGGACGGAAAACACTTTACCGGAAATGCCAGAGTATTTAAAGAAATTCTAA
- the rsmI gene encoding 16S rRNA (cytidine(1402)-2'-O)-methyltransferase, which produces MNTDPKGVLVLVSVSLGNPGDLTQRAKEILEHSDILIGEESRTTSTLLKSLSIEKEFFLCNEHSTPEDIRVLGEKVIGADCTALISDAGTPGIEDPGRELVQEVLRRGGTVKSAPGAIAFGAALSISGFKISPFTFCGFLSRESPDRRKELGRYLKLGHTLVFYETPYRYKAVLHDLDFALKEAKEDRNVFLCLDLTLESEFQFRGKISELLKNLDSLPKGNPVIVVSQRKGGPVFRKDPKTFPKKNSQKPKNKR; this is translated from the coding sequence ATGAATACGGATCCGAAGGGAGTTTTGGTTCTTGTTTCCGTCTCTCTCGGAAATCCGGGTGACCTAACACAGAGAGCCAAAGAAATATTAGAACATTCTGATATACTCATAGGGGAAGAATCCAGAACGACTTCCACTCTTCTCAAATCGCTATCCATCGAAAAGGAATTCTTTCTCTGCAATGAACATTCCACTCCGGAAGACATTCGCGTTTTGGGAGAAAAGGTGATCGGTGCCGATTGCACCGCCTTGATTTCGGACGCCGGAACTCCGGGGATCGAAGACCCGGGCAGGGAACTCGTCCAAGAAGTTTTGAGAAGAGGAGGAACTGTCAAGAGCGCACCCGGTGCCATTGCTTTTGGGGCGGCTCTTAGCATTTCCGGATTCAAAATTTCTCCTTTCACATTCTGCGGTTTTCTTTCCAGGGAATCTCCGGATCGTAGAAAAGAATTGGGTCGATATTTGAAATTGGGACATACGCTCGTTTTTTATGAAACTCCGTATCGTTACAAGGCCGTCCTTCACGATCTTGACTTTGCTCTGAAAGAAGCAAAGGAAGACAGAAACGTTTTTCTTTGTTTGGATCTCACCCTAGAATCCGAATTTCAATTTCGCGGTAAAATTTCCGAACTTCTAAAAAATCTGGATTCTCTTCCGAAAGGAAATCCTGTAATCGTCGTTTCCCAGAGAAAGGGTGGACCGGTTTTTAGGAAGGACCCAAAAACGTTTCCTAAAAAGAATTCTCAAAAACCGAAAAACAAAAGATAG
- a CDS encoding HAD family hydrolase produces the protein MSIRRDFWNPDLFETLSRLSPGKAAFDFDNTLVRNDFGEAVMELFLSQGVPAYQKDIASFFSEKNRERILSSRFKDPLLFRSLVLEEYDLIQRESGLEASYRWSSWIFSGHSPEELKTISRSVWNQHSGDSDSLSVKIYEPMKELVHHLQTSGWDVWIVTASPQEIIQSVSTLFGIPEEKVLGMQLSLEDGIHSSQILEPFTYGKGKVERFQNAVGALPVLAFGDSVNDFPLLESAKLGVFLDREKGTVPPQGTKIQSLRGWNVLEGVSI, from the coding sequence GTGTCCATTCGCCGGGATTTTTGGAATCCGGATCTCTTCGAAACCCTTTCCCGGCTTTCTCCCGGGAAAGCCGCATTCGATTTTGATAATACTCTTGTAAGAAACGATTTTGGGGAAGCCGTAATGGAACTCTTCCTTTCGCAAGGAGTTCCGGCGTATCAAAAAGACATCGCTTCTTTCTTTTCGGAGAAGAATCGGGAACGAATTCTCTCTTCAAGATTCAAAGATCCTCTCTTGTTCCGTTCCCTCGTTTTAGAGGAATACGACTTGATCCAAAGAGAATCGGGTTTGGAAGCTTCCTATCGCTGGAGCTCCTGGATCTTTTCCGGACATTCTCCCGAGGAATTAAAGACGATTTCCAGGTCGGTCTGGAATCAGCACTCAGGCGATTCCGATTCACTTTCCGTAAAGATCTACGAACCGATGAAAGAATTGGTACATCACTTACAAACTTCCGGTTGGGACGTTTGGATCGTGACCGCTTCTCCTCAAGAAATCATCCAATCCGTTTCTACCCTTTTTGGAATTCCGGAAGAAAAGGTTTTAGGAATGCAACTTTCTCTTGAGGATGGAATTCATTCTTCTCAAATTTTAGAACCGTTTACGTATGGAAAGGGAAAGGTGGAACGTTTTCAAAACGCAGTCGGTGCGTTGCCCGTTCTCGCCTTCGGAGATTCCGTAAACGACTTTCCTCTTTTAGAATCAGCGAAACTCGGAGTTTTTTTGGATCGAGAAAAAGGAACCGTCCCTCCGCAGGGAACGAAGATCCAAAGTCTTCGAGGATGGAACGTTCTCGAAGGAGTTTCGATCTGA
- a CDS encoding M23 family metallopeptidase, translating to MKRKTGYILAGLLVLGLLFSIKSFANTNLEEIKLDNQYLQTYRGTEGIWIVPNRVKESVSDLVHNFGTTEHEIKRVNGIPDNERIPVNEPVFFPYNENYTRSLLLEDKGREILRTDQREFIWPISFKHSFVTSRLGRRWNAMHSGVDIACPTGSIVIAAADGVVLESKKDGGYGNKILLSHPGINQINTLYAHNSLLYVKEGDKVKKGQIIALSGNTGHTTGPHLHFEVRYQNVVLNPEHYLPVFQSSSEGRVAIARETIEP from the coding sequence ATGAAAAGAAAAACTGGCTACATACTGGCGGGATTGCTTGTTCTTGGGCTCTTGTTCAGCATCAAATCCTTCGCCAATACGAATTTAGAAGAAATCAAATTGGACAATCAGTATCTTCAGACCTACAGAGGCACGGAAGGAATCTGGATTGTCCCCAATCGTGTGAAAGAATCTGTGAGCGACCTGGTCCACAACTTTGGAACCACGGAGCACGAGATCAAACGGGTCAACGGAATCCCGGACAACGAAAGAATTCCGGTCAACGAACCCGTATTCTTCCCTTATAACGAAAATTATACGAGAAGTCTCCTTCTCGAGGACAAAGGAAGAGAGATTCTTCGCACCGACCAGAGAGAATTTATCTGGCCGATCAGCTTCAAACATTCCTTCGTAACTTCTCGTCTGGGAAGAAGATGGAATGCGATGCATTCCGGAGTGGATATCGCCTGTCCTACCGGATCGATCGTCATCGCGGCGGCGGACGGAGTGGTTCTGGAATCCAAAAAGGACGGGGGATATGGAAATAAAATTCTTCTTTCCCATCCCGGAATCAATCAGATCAACACTCTCTACGCTCACAATTCTCTTCTTTATGTAAAAGAAGGGGACAAGGTTAAAAAAGGGCAGATCATCGCTCTTTCCGGAAACACGGGACATACGACCGGTCCTCATCTTCACTTCGAAGTCCGCTATCAAAACGTAGTTTTAAATCCGGAACACTACCTTCCGGTCTTTCAATCATCTTCCGAGGGTCGTGTTGCGATCGCGCGGGAGACCATCGAACCCTAA
- a CDS encoding thiol-disulfide oxidoreductase DCC family protein, producing MDSTLEKQKTPIVFFDGVCNLCNGTVLFFLDHNPEKNLRFASLQSASAERILGKKVLPNDSPSSVLFLENGVLYEKSTAVLKIAIHLSFPWSLAPMFRWIPASLRDVVYDWIAKNRYRWFGKSEACRIPSPEYKSRFLESE from the coding sequence ATGGATTCGACTTTGGAAAAGCAAAAAACACCGATCGTCTTCTTTGACGGAGTTTGTAATCTCTGTAACGGAACCGTCCTATTCTTCTTGGATCATAACCCGGAAAAAAATCTTCGATTCGCGAGCCTACAATCTGCGTCTGCGGAGCGGATTCTTGGAAAAAAAGTTCTCCCGAACGATTCTCCATCCTCCGTTCTCTTTTTGGAGAATGGGGTTCTTTACGAAAAGTCGACGGCGGTTTTGAAAATCGCGATTCATCTTTCCTTTCCCTGGAGCCTGGCCCCAATGTTTCGATGGATTCCCGCGTCTTTACGGGACGTCGTTTATGATTGGATTGCAAAAAATCGATATCGGTGGTTTGGAAAGAGCGAAGCTTGTAGAATCCCGAGTCCGGAATACAAATCCCGCTTTTTAGAATCCGAATAA
- a CDS encoding GNAT family N-acetyltransferase, whose translation MIETKRLRIMPLTYDQLVKYTKCDNSLEDELQLNETSRTISPELKEAFEKTILPNVANKSKNYLFSTLWTAISKTENKMIGDLLIVGEPDAEGQIEIGYGTYDEFQNKGFMTEIVSGMIGWIRMQPSVKSVVASTEKTNAASYKVLEKNNFIKIGETETLSNWKLILEK comes from the coding sequence ATGATAGAAACGAAAAGGCTTCGTATAATGCCGTTAACTTACGACCAACTAGTAAAGTATACAAAGTGCGATAACTCTTTAGAAGATGAGTTGCAATTGAATGAAACTTCAAGGACAATTTCTCCTGAATTAAAAGAAGCTTTTGAAAAAACGATCCTCCCGAATGTAGCCAACAAGAGTAAAAACTATTTATTTTCCACACTTTGGACAGCAATTTCAAAAACAGAGAATAAAATGATCGGGGACTTGCTTATAGTTGGAGAACCGGACGCAGAAGGTCAGATTGAAATCGGTTACGGAACGTATGACGAATTTCAAAACAAAGGATTTATGACTGAAATTGTAAGTGGAATGATTGGATGGATTAGAATGCAACCAAGCGTGAAATCAGTCGTCGCTTCGACTGAGAAAACGAATGCGGCCTCTTATAAGGTCCTTGAAAAAAATAATTTCATAAAAATCGGAGAGACCGAAACTTTATCGAATTGGAAGTTGATTTTAGAAAAGTAA
- a CDS encoding transposase, translated as MGFQIKRILEHPKLSALKKFRWVVERVFAWIHSFRASKTGWELKENDNIAILKNALLFFKN; from the coding sequence ATAGGATTCCAAATAAAAAGAATACTAGAACATCCGAAATTATCCGCCCTTAAAAAGTTTCGATGGGTCGTTGAGAGAGTATTTGCTTGGATTCATTCTTTTCGGGCTTCTAAAACCGGCTGGGAATTGAAAGAAAATGATAATATAGCCATTCTCAAGAATGCCTTACTTTTTTTTAAGAATTGA
- a CDS encoding alpha-glucosidase encodes MFLRSLSILALLFCFSFCNRPFTNYTRLSLPSEKQFRFGKGFQAVQKEEVLEIRSSQGIFLELSLRSPFLSAAKGEQKVKSKFASFHIDDRILSRCNSQSIDSILASEKELKISGKLEGENCKSDYEVRFLPLDETAMDFHVVFSDSSLNRTFFRILSEESENIFGLGEQFTHFNLKGRAPFLFTEEQGLGRGDQPITAGANLTAGAGGNEYSTYTPIPFFLTSGNRSLFFENSSYSIFDFSKPEEITIEFRENGLKGTIWKDVTPTKLLQKFTQKTGRVPILPDWAYGTWFGIQGGKDVVLKRIEEAKKAGNPITALWIQDWVGRRKTSFGSQLWWRWISDEKSYPDFKKFCKDLNAQGISVLGYLNPFLANEGPLFEEAVKKNYIVKDKNGKDYEIATAGFPAYLLDLTNPEAVKWIQGIIQKNLIGSGLSGWMADFGEWLPLDAVLHSGVNAELYHNVYPVEWARINREAILQAGKEGEVVFFTRAGYSGSMKHSTLFWEGDQMVSWGEHDGLTSALTGLLSGGLSGISLNHSDVGGYTTINNPIRDYHRSKELFLRWAELNVFSPVFRTHEGNRPEKNHQAYSDEETIREFARYGKMHFALKEYLQSLVKEASLTGLPVVRPLYLHYGNDRRTHEIKTEFLLGEDLLVLPVLQKGETSVSGYLPDGEWEHLWSGKSYSGKQEIEVESPLGSPAIFVRKNGVWSQKLKAALSPFKR; translated from the coding sequence ATGTTCTTACGGTCGTTATCGATTCTTGCGCTTCTTTTTTGTTTTTCCTTTTGCAATCGTCCATTCACAAATTACACCAGGCTTTCGCTTCCGTCGGAGAAACAATTCCGTTTTGGAAAAGGATTCCAAGCCGTTCAAAAAGAGGAAGTCTTGGAGATTCGCTCCTCGCAGGGAATTTTTCTGGAACTCTCTTTGCGATCTCCTTTCTTATCCGCGGCCAAAGGAGAACAGAAAGTAAAATCGAAGTTCGCCTCTTTTCATATCGACGATCGGATTTTATCCCGCTGTAATTCCCAGAGTATAGATTCGATCCTCGCTTCTGAAAAAGAACTGAAAATTTCGGGAAAACTCGAAGGAGAAAATTGCAAGAGCGACTATGAAGTTCGGTTTCTACCGTTAGACGAAACCGCTATGGACTTCCATGTTGTTTTTTCCGATTCTTCATTGAATCGAACGTTTTTTCGAATCCTTTCCGAGGAATCCGAAAACATTTTCGGTCTCGGGGAACAATTCACACATTTCAATCTAAAAGGAAGAGCTCCGTTTTTGTTCACGGAAGAACAAGGACTGGGAAGGGGAGATCAGCCGATCACGGCGGGTGCGAATCTGACTGCGGGAGCGGGTGGAAACGAATATTCCACTTACACTCCGATACCGTTCTTTCTGACTTCCGGAAACCGTTCTCTCTTTTTTGAAAACAGTTCGTATTCCATCTTTGATTTTTCCAAACCGGAAGAGATCACGATCGAATTTCGAGAGAACGGTTTGAAAGGAACGATCTGGAAAGATGTTACCCCGACCAAACTCCTTCAGAAATTCACGCAGAAGACGGGGAGGGTTCCGATTCTTCCGGATTGGGCGTATGGAACTTGGTTCGGAATCCAAGGCGGAAAGGATGTCGTTTTAAAAAGAATCGAAGAAGCTAAGAAGGCGGGAAATCCGATCACGGCTCTTTGGATCCAGGATTGGGTGGGAAGGAGAAAAACGAGTTTCGGCTCCCAGCTTTGGTGGAGATGGATCTCTGACGAAAAATCATATCCCGATTTTAAAAAATTCTGCAAGGACTTAAACGCACAAGGGATTTCTGTATTAGGATATTTGAATCCTTTTCTAGCAAATGAAGGACCTCTTTTTGAAGAAGCGGTTAAAAAGAATTATATCGTAAAAGATAAGAACGGAAAAGACTACGAAATTGCGACCGCGGGTTTTCCGGCATATCTACTCGATCTTACAAATCCGGAAGCCGTGAAGTGGATCCAAGGAATCATCCAAAAAAATCTGATCGGCTCCGGTCTTTCGGGTTGGATGGCGGACTTTGGAGAATGGTTGCCTCTCGACGCCGTCCTTCATTCCGGAGTGAACGCCGAACTCTATCACAATGTGTATCCGGTCGAGTGGGCTCGTATCAATCGAGAAGCGATTCTACAAGCGGGAAAGGAAGGGGAGGTCGTATTTTTTACTCGGGCGGGTTATAGCGGATCGATGAAACATTCCACTCTTTTTTGGGAAGGGGACCAGATGGTGAGCTGGGGAGAACACGACGGTTTGACCTCGGCGCTCACGGGTCTTCTCTCCGGGGGCCTTAGTGGAATCTCTCTCAATCACAGCGACGTCGGCGGTTATACGACGATCAACAATCCGATCAGAGACTACCACCGTTCAAAGGAGTTGTTTCTACGTTGGGCGGAATTGAACGTATTCAGTCCCGTTTTTCGAACACACGAAGGAAATCGTCCCGAAAAAAATCATCAGGCTTACAGCGACGAAGAAACGATCCGAGAATTTGCGAGATACGGAAAGATGCACTTCGCATTGAAAGAATATCTGCAAAGCCTCGTCAAAGAAGCATCACTTACGGGTCTTCCCGTTGTTCGCCCCTTGTATCTGCACTACGGAAATGACCGCAGAACGCACGAGATCAAAACAGAATTTTTGTTAGGCGAAGATCTCTTGGTTCTTCCCGTTTTACAAAAAGGGGAAACGTCCGTAAGCGGATATCTTCCCGATGGAGAATGGGAGCATCTCTGGTCCGGAAAAAGTTACTCCGGAAAACAAGAGATCGAAGTGGAAAGTCCTTTGGGAAGTCCCGCGATCTTTGTAAGAAAGAATGGGGTCTGGTCGCAAAAGTTGAAAGCCGCCCTTTCCCCTTTCAAACGTTAA
- a CDS encoding sulfurtransferase — MSSWNFIKTDLNDKDFLIDCRSSAAYQESTLRGAYSFPFIKKAFASDPESQKKMTGPIDEILKLIQKEGATRVIAFDEGMGMFASRMVFLLRAAGYQNVFLYGNRWPSQGVALEKGSKEMELGPGDKPKKLEGVVDKAFLEKNLTRLQIFDTRTQEEYEGKLPRLTAPEPGSLCGRLPGAFLWDWRILYDGQGNLIEKTQFNKKLRSFPFMPERTTVIYDYNGARSSLLALMLREVGYLDVHTYQGSWFEWRRSSLPKQAVSVYGQSGSSAAAPRVGGTDRKSS; from the coding sequence TTGTCCAGCTGGAATTTTATTAAAACTGATCTCAACGATAAAGACTTTTTGATCGATTGCCGTTCGTCTGCGGCGTATCAAGAATCTACTCTGAGAGGAGCGTATAGCTTTCCTTTTATTAAGAAGGCGTTCGCGTCGGATCCGGAATCTCAAAAAAAGATGACCGGTCCCATTGACGAAATATTGAAACTCATACAGAAAGAGGGAGCGACCCGTGTCATCGCCTTTGATGAAGGAATGGGGATGTTCGCATCGAGAATGGTTTTTCTTTTGAGAGCCGCCGGATATCAGAACGTGTTTCTCTATGGAAATCGTTGGCCTTCGCAGGGAGTGGCTCTGGAAAAAGGTTCGAAAGAAATGGAACTCGGACCCGGAGACAAACCGAAAAAGCTCGAAGGAGTCGTAGACAAAGCCTTCTTAGAAAAAAATCTGACTCGCCTTCAGATCTTTGATACAAGAACCCAAGAAGAATACGAAGGAAAACTTCCGCGGCTTACCGCGCCGGAACCGGGTTCTTTGTGCGGTCGTCTCCCCGGAGCATTTTTATGGGATTGGAGAATTCTCTACGACGGTCAAGGGAACTTGATCGAAAAAACTCAGTTCAATAAAAAATTGAGATCCTTTCCGTTTATGCCGGAACGAACCACGGTGATTTATGATTACAACGGCGCGAGATCTTCACTCCTCGCCTTGATGTTACGCGAAGTCGGTTATCTCGACGTTCATACCTATCAAGGTTCTTGGTTCGAGTGGAGAAGATCCAGTCTTCCAAAACAAGCCGTTTCCGTTTATGGACAGAGCGGGTCCAGTGCGGCCGCACCGAGAGTGGGTGGAACCGATCGTAAATCATCTTAG